A genomic segment from Nodularia sphaerocarpa UHCC 0038 encodes:
- the rph gene encoding ribonuclease PH, producing MVWQRPDGRQPEELRPISFHGNFTRFAPGSVLTKFGDTQVLCTVSVSEGVPKFLAGTGKGWLTSEYRMLPSATQERQGRELLKLSGRTQEIQRLIGRSLRAAIDFEALGERTLTVDADVLQADAGTRTAAITGGFVALAHAVSQLLHSGVLERSPLCGQVAAISVGLLQGQPNLDLNYIEDVAATVDFNVVMNQDLGIIEVQGTAEEGSYSRTQLNQLLDFGEKGIQQLLIAQKEAISDWDQLLLAK from the coding sequence ATGGTTTGGCAGCGTCCCGATGGTCGGCAACCCGAAGAACTCCGTCCCATCAGCTTTCATGGCAATTTTACCCGCTTTGCTCCGGGTTCGGTTCTGACAAAATTTGGAGACACTCAGGTACTTTGTACTGTCAGTGTGAGTGAGGGAGTACCGAAGTTTTTAGCCGGAACTGGTAAAGGTTGGTTAACATCTGAGTATCGGATGTTGCCTTCAGCTACACAAGAACGGCAAGGACGGGAATTGTTGAAGTTGTCGGGACGAACTCAAGAAATTCAACGTTTAATTGGACGTAGCTTACGAGCTGCAATTGATTTTGAAGCTTTGGGAGAACGCACGCTAACTGTGGATGCTGATGTGTTACAAGCAGATGCTGGGACTAGAACAGCAGCGATTACAGGGGGGTTTGTGGCTTTAGCTCATGCAGTGTCTCAATTATTGCATTCGGGTGTATTAGAGCGATCGCCTTTATGTGGACAAGTAGCAGCAATATCTGTGGGTTTATTGCAAGGGCAGCCAAATTTAGATTTAAACTACATTGAGGATGTGGCGGCAACTGTAGATTTCAACGTGGTGATGAATCAAGACTTGGGTATAATTGAAGTGCAGGGAACCGCAGAAGAAGGCAGTTATAGCCGGACTCAGTTAAATCAGTTACTGGATTTTGGCGAAAAAGGCATCCAGCAATTGTTAATCGCTCAAAAAGAGGCAATCTCAGACTGGGATCAGCTATTGCTAGCCAAGTAG
- the pgl gene encoding 6-phosphogluconolactonase, whose product MNKKVEVLPDILALVERSLELILSQLSTAIEQRGQFTIALAGGSTPKPLYEAIATQKLPWDKIHIFWGDERYVPADHPDSNELMARRAWLDRVDIPAANIHSVPTLDGDPAVSAAKYEQHLREFFHSSPHQFPALDVVLLGMGDDAHTASLFPHTAALKVHDRLITVGNKDGNPRITFTYPFINAASSVIFVVAGANKRPALAQVFAPVADDFTYPSRLIQPQGQLWWLLDAAAGSELPA is encoded by the coding sequence ATGAATAAAAAGGTTGAAGTTCTCCCAGACATTTTGGCACTAGTGGAGCGATCGCTAGAGTTAATTCTTTCCCAGTTATCAACGGCCATTGAACAACGGGGACAATTTACAATCGCCTTAGCTGGTGGTAGTACACCTAAGCCATTGTACGAGGCCATTGCTACTCAAAAACTGCCTTGGGATAAAATTCATATCTTTTGGGGAGATGAACGTTATGTACCAGCAGATCATCCCGACAGCAATGAACTGATGGCGCGGCGGGCGTGGTTAGATCGCGTTGATATCCCAGCCGCTAACATTCACTCTGTACCAACTTTAGACGGTGATCCAGCAGTATCAGCCGCCAAATACGAACAGCATCTGCGGGAATTTTTTCATTCTTCTCCCCACCAGTTTCCCGCTTTGGATGTAGTCTTGCTAGGAATGGGTGATGATGCACATACCGCATCTTTGTTTCCTCACACCGCAGCTTTAAAAGTGCATGATCGACTGATTACTGTGGGTAACAAAGACGGCAACCCTCGCATAACCTTCACATACCCATTTATTAATGCTGCTAGCAGTGTTATTTTTGTGGTGGCTGGTGCTAATAAACGTCCAGCTTTAGCTCAAGTCTTCGCGCCTGTGGCAGATGACTTCACCTATCCATCCCGCTTGATTCAACCCCAAGGCCAACTTTGGTGGTTACTGGATGCAGCCGCAGGTTCGGAACTCCCAGCTTAA
- a CDS encoding FHA domain-containing protein, producing the protein MIVCPNCNHPNPDGAVQCEACYTPLPTTSNCPNCGATVQADAAFCGQCGYNLHSNAAPAAATSVATVAPDIPVEVPPLIQPDPLLELLQPDALGINPDPNVNQAAASPLPPTVMSVSPAEAPAPPIAAEIPPPSPTPTVEPEPVVSQPEVLTPPPAPEPVAVEAAEPEPVAEPEPEPEPVAVEAAEPEPVAEPEPVVVEAAEPSPAPSASMTQLQQVTASLFHVQSDREIELPQILSVIHIGKPNDRIPPDVDVSGFSNSEIVSRIHADIRVEGDSHYIEDVGSSNGTYINNSPLLPGNRHRLRAGDRISLGKGDLVTFLFQLA; encoded by the coding sequence ATGATCGTCTGTCCTAATTGCAATCACCCCAATCCAGACGGCGCTGTGCAGTGTGAAGCTTGTTATACGCCGTTACCAACCACTAGTAACTGCCCCAACTGCGGCGCAACTGTCCAGGCAGATGCTGCTTTCTGCGGTCAATGTGGTTATAACCTGCACTCCAATGCCGCACCTGCTGCTGCCACATCTGTAGCAACTGTTGCTCCTGACATCCCAGTAGAAGTACCACCTTTAATTCAACCAGATCCACTTTTAGAACTTTTACAACCGGATGCTTTGGGAATTAACCCAGATCCCAACGTTAATCAGGCGGCTGCTTCACCCCTACCACCAACAGTCATGTCAGTGTCACCAGCAGAAGCACCAGCGCCACCGATAGCAGCAGAAATTCCGCCGCCGTCTCCAACACCTACTGTTGAGCCTGAACCTGTAGTTTCTCAGCCAGAAGTGCTGACTCCTCCCCCAGCACCAGAACCTGTTGCTGTGGAAGCAGCAGAACCAGAACCTGTTGCAGAACCAGAACCAGAACCAGAACCTGTTGCTGTGGAAGCAGCAGAACCAGAACCTGTTGCAGAACCAGAACCTGTTGTAGTGGAAGCAGCAGAACCAAGTCCCGCCCCATCTGCTTCTATGACGCAATTGCAGCAGGTAACTGCAAGCTTGTTCCATGTTCAAAGCGATCGCGAAATTGAATTACCGCAAATTCTGTCTGTGATTCACATCGGTAAACCCAATGACAGGATTCCCCCAGATGTGGATGTTTCCGGGTTTTCTAATTCGGAAATTGTCTCACGGATACACGCAGATATTCGGGTTGAGGGAGATTCTCACTACATAGAAGATGTGGGCAGTTCCAATGGTACTTACATTAATAACTCGCCGTTATTACCGGGGAACCGACACCGCCTGAGAGCAGGCGATCGCATCAGTCTCGGTAAGGGAGATTTGGTAACTTTTCTGTTTCAACTTGCTTAA
- a CDS encoding M50 family metallopeptidase, whose translation MKEPRKNFQPRPTSFDQSAIEPMGLTWLIAAAIATIVLWQIPGGDYILYPFSILATWFHEMGHGLMALLLGGRFHQLQIFSNGSGVASYSISQALWPIGPALVAAAGPMGPPLAGAGLILASRSFTVASRSLKILGGFLLLSTLLWVRSWFGLLAIPVLGIIILGFSLKAPRWMQEFAIQFLGVQACVSTYHQLNYLFSYSAGSLGLSDTGQMQKYLLLPYWFWGGLMAIASLVILVQSLRIAYRAE comes from the coding sequence ATGAAGGAACCCAGAAAAAATTTTCAACCACGGCCGACAAGCTTTGATCAGTCAGCCATTGAACCTATGGGGCTAACTTGGCTAATTGCCGCAGCGATCGCAACTATTGTATTGTGGCAAATTCCAGGTGGCGATTATATTTTATACCCTTTTAGTATTCTGGCAACTTGGTTCCATGAAATGGGTCACGGCTTGATGGCTCTGCTATTAGGGGGACGTTTTCATCAATTACAAATTTTTAGCAATGGTTCCGGCGTTGCCAGTTATAGCATTTCCCAAGCTCTATGGCCAATTGGTCCAGCTTTAGTCGCCGCCGCCGGTCCGATGGGACCACCTCTTGCCGGCGCAGGTTTGATTTTGGCTTCCCGGAGTTTTACCGTAGCTTCCCGGAGTTTAAAAATATTAGGTGGCTTTTTATTACTTTCAACATTACTTTGGGTACGTTCCTGGTTTGGATTACTGGCGATTCCCGTACTGGGGATAATTATTTTGGGTTTTTCTCTAAAAGCTCCCCGGTGGATGCAGGAGTTCGCTATTCAATTTCTGGGTGTACAAGCCTGTGTGAGTACCTACCATCAACTGAATTATTTATTTAGCTACAGTGCTGGCTCACTAGGACTTTCTGATACTGGGCAAATGCAAAAGTATTTACTTTTACCTTACTGGTTCTGGGGTGGATTGATGGCGATCGCATCTCTAGTGATTTTAGTCCAAAGTCTCCGCATCGCCTATCGTGCGGAGTAA
- a CDS encoding helix-turn-helix domain-containing protein produces MSKHAGISRFSYNWGLATWTALYKDGFKPNHFILKKFFNNEVKTALPWIKEKGICQKITQYAFENLGKAFKNFFEKRGDYPRFKNKDINDSFTIDARERSLICIFVLPFFTHYSAR; encoded by the coding sequence ATGAGTAAACACGCTGGTATATCCAGGTTTTCTTACAATTGGGGTTTAGCTACCTGGACAGCATTGTATAAAGATGGGTTTAAACCCAATCACTTCATTTTGAAAAAGTTCTTTAATAACGAGGTAAAGACAGCACTACCCTGGATTAAAGAAAAAGGTATTTGTCAAAAAATTACTCAATATGCTTTTGAGAATCTTGGCAAAGCATTTAAAAACTTTTTTGAGAAAAGAGGTGATTACCCAAGATTCAAGAACAAAGATATCAACGATAGTTTTACTATAGATGCCAGAGAGCGATCGCTCATCTGCATATTCGTTCTCCCATTTTTTACACATTACTCCGCACGATAG
- a CDS encoding 2-hydroxyacid dehydrogenase, with product MKIAVFSTKAYDRQFLEAANSPAQHELVFFEPRLSRNTAILAAGFPAVCVFVHDLVDAPTLKILASGGTRLIALRCAGFNNVDLQAAADLGIKVVRVPAYSPYGVAEHAVGLILSLNRKIHHAFNRVRESNFSLTGLLGFNLNGRTVGIIGTGKIGLILGQIMKGFGCKILAYDVYRNAELEQLGGKYVELPELFANSDIISLHCPLMPETHHLINAESIAQMKPKVMLINTSRGALIDTQAVIEGLKSRKIGFLGVDVYEQESDLFFEDLSGEIIQDDVFQRLTTFPNVLVTGHQAFFTEEALHNIAETTFANIADVEQGRSCPNELIYQPEVADKALVS from the coding sequence ATGAAAATAGCAGTCTTCAGTACAAAGGCCTATGATCGACAGTTTTTAGAAGCTGCAAATTCTCCCGCCCAACATGAGTTGGTTTTTTTTGAACCCCGATTAAGTCGGAATACTGCGATCTTAGCGGCTGGATTTCCGGCTGTTTGCGTATTTGTACATGATTTGGTTGATGCGCCAACTTTAAAAATTCTCGCTTCCGGGGGAACTCGCCTAATTGCCCTCCGTTGTGCCGGATTTAACAATGTCGATTTACAAGCCGCAGCCGATTTGGGAATTAAAGTTGTCCGTGTGCCTGCTTATTCACCCTATGGAGTAGCAGAACACGCTGTGGGTTTGATTTTAAGCCTCAATCGCAAAATTCATCATGCGTTTAACCGTGTGCGGGAAAGTAATTTTTCTCTCACAGGACTGTTGGGATTTAACTTGAATGGTCGCACAGTCGGGATTATTGGCACTGGTAAAATCGGTCTAATTTTAGGACAGATTATGAAAGGTTTTGGCTGCAAGATACTCGCTTATGATGTCTATCGCAACGCCGAACTAGAGCAACTGGGTGGTAAGTATGTAGAGTTGCCTGAGCTATTTGCTAACTCTGATATCATTTCTTTACATTGTCCCCTGATGCCTGAAACTCATCACTTGATCAATGCTGAGTCAATAGCCCAAATGAAGCCCAAGGTGATGTTAATTAATACCAGTCGAGGAGCGCTGATTGATACTCAAGCCGTCATTGAAGGTTTGAAGTCACGCAAAATAGGTTTCCTGGGTGTGGATGTTTATGAACAAGAATCAGACTTATTCTTTGAGGATTTGTCTGGCGAAATTATTCAAGATGATGTTTTTCAACGCTTGACAACATTTCCCAATGTTTTGGTGACTGGACATCAAGCCTTTTTTACAGAAGAAGCTCTCCATAATATTGCGGAAACAACTTTTGCTAATATTGCCGACGTTGAACAAGGTCGTTCTTGTCCGAATGAGCTGATTTATCAACCAGAAGTTGCAGATAAGGCTTTGGTTAGTTAA
- a CDS encoding serine/threonine protein kinase, translating into MSHITKSAVHCINPDCQRPYPQPWGNKFCNSCGALLQMLDRYVPLQPLGSGGFAQIYTVWDEKIQEEKVLKVLVEHSPKALELFTQEAEVLIKLRHPGVPRVESDGFFQINLPNPKPRQLACLVMEKIHGLTLEKILENYPQGCPEDLVLNWFSQVVEILQELHKRQIIHRDIKPSNLMLRNSSTTVPQISGVKKKELVLIDFGGVKQFNSANQRRESSSTKLYSSGYSPPEQMTGNNVGPQADFYALGRTMIELLTGKYPPELGDPQTGVLQWRNQIKVNPKLADLLDEMVREDVRSRPVNAVIIQKRLTKIIRTSSQSGLFSQIKDSVQQTATQISHNFALFIQAIEQALNNFTKAIGKTILFIAKAIFTVLQACLATIWAMLLTALGACVGTIIGFIVAYRTVLAEQVSEYIFRQLPELVSDTQAVMTTEMIVFVGAGLGTAWGLTSSGCFGQRRRFLVASLMGMISYGLSCLVLQLNTTKDSGEGLLGVILLAVFLFTLSIKFRSHHIVHAVVAAFGTAIIFAILIVFGFPTTVFQFSGQPLWSGLYLPIVFFSLVSLFMSFWLGVSYYLIVPGLRFLGWR; encoded by the coding sequence GTGTCCCACATCACTAAGAGTGCGGTTCACTGCATAAATCCTGATTGTCAACGTCCTTATCCTCAACCTTGGGGAAACAAGTTTTGTAACAGCTGTGGCGCACTGCTACAGATGTTAGATCGTTATGTCCCTCTCCAACCCTTGGGTTCGGGAGGATTCGCCCAAATTTATACGGTTTGGGATGAAAAAATCCAAGAGGAAAAAGTCCTCAAAGTTTTGGTGGAACATTCACCAAAAGCACTGGAATTGTTTACACAAGAGGCAGAGGTTTTAATTAAGTTGCGCCATCCGGGTGTTCCCAGGGTGGAATCTGATGGTTTTTTTCAGATAAATTTGCCCAATCCTAAACCGCGTCAACTAGCTTGTTTGGTGATGGAAAAAATTCACGGGCTGACTCTGGAAAAGATCCTGGAAAATTATCCTCAAGGATGTCCAGAGGATTTGGTGTTAAATTGGTTTTCTCAGGTTGTAGAGATTTTACAGGAATTACACAAACGCCAGATTATTCACCGGGACATTAAACCTTCTAATTTGATGTTGCGAAATTCCTCAACCACTGTACCCCAAATTTCAGGGGTAAAAAAGAAGGAACTGGTATTGATTGATTTCGGTGGGGTAAAACAATTTAACAGCGCTAACCAACGTCGAGAGTCTAGTTCAACGAAGTTATATTCTTCTGGTTACAGTCCCCCAGAACAGATGACTGGTAATAATGTGGGACCGCAGGCTGATTTTTATGCCCTCGGTCGGACGATGATTGAATTACTTACGGGTAAATATCCGCCGGAGTTGGGAGATCCGCAGACAGGGGTTTTGCAGTGGCGCAATCAGATCAAGGTTAACCCCAAACTAGCAGATTTGCTAGATGAAATGGTACGAGAAGATGTGCGATCGCGTCCAGTAAATGCAGTCATCATTCAGAAACGCCTAACTAAAATTATCCGCACATCTTCGCAGTCTGGGTTATTTTCCCAAATCAAGGACTCTGTTCAGCAAACAGCAACACAGATTTCCCACAATTTTGCACTCTTCATCCAAGCTATTGAGCAAGCATTAAACAATTTTACCAAAGCTATAGGTAAAACAATTCTTTTTATAGCTAAGGCAATTTTCACAGTCTTACAAGCTTGTTTGGCGACAATTTGGGCAATGCTACTAACTGCCCTTGGTGCTTGCGTAGGTACGATTATTGGTTTTATTGTAGCCTACCGAACAGTTTTAGCCGAACAAGTTTCCGAATATATCTTTCGTCAGCTACCCGAATTAGTCAGCGATACTCAAGCTGTGATGACGACAGAAATGATCGTATTTGTTGGCGCAGGCTTGGGAACTGCATGGGGACTGACATCATCAGGGTGTTTTGGTCAACGACGACGGTTTTTAGTAGCATCGCTCATGGGTATGATCAGCTATGGGTTAAGCTGCTTAGTTTTGCAATTAAACACCACCAAAGATAGTGGTGAAGGACTATTGGGAGTAATATTATTGGCAGTTTTTCTCTTCACATTGAGTATAAAATTTCGCAGCCATCACATAGTTCATGCTGTGGTTGCTGCATTCGGCACTGCGATTATCTTCGCAATATTAATTGTTTTTGGCTTTCCCACAACTGTTTTTCAATTTTCTGGTCAGCCCCTCTGGTCAGGATTATACCTGCCCATTGTTTTTTTTAGTTTGGTGAGTTTGTTCATGAGCTTTTGGCTAGGGGTGAGTTATTATCTGATTGTCCCTGGGTTACGCTTTTTGGGGTGGCGTTAA
- a CDS encoding M20 family metallopeptidase has translation MLTHIKDLATKLAPRLIEIRRHIHSHPELSGQEYQTSAFVAGVLSSSGLHVQEGIGKTGVIAELPNNATDERVLAIRTDMDALPIQERTKLEYASRTEGVMHACGHDVHTTVGLGTAMVLSQMAEELGAKVRFLFQPAEEIAQGASWMVNDGAMENVCAILGVHVFPSIPAGSIGIRYGALTAAADDLEIIIIGESGHGARPHEAIDAIWIASQVITSLQQAISRTQNPLRPVVLSIGKITGGRAPNVIADHVQLLGTVRSLHPETRSQLPNWIENIVANVCHSFGARYQVNYRQGVPSVQNDYAITQLLQSSAEEAWSSDRVQVLPEPSLGAEDFSVYLEHAPGSMFRLGVGFKDRIINHPLHHPEFEVDESAIITGVVTMAYAAYKYCQ, from the coding sequence ATGCTAACCCATATTAAAGACTTAGCCACAAAATTAGCGCCCCGCTTAATTGAAATTCGCCGCCATATCCACTCCCATCCAGAACTTAGCGGTCAGGAATACCAAACATCTGCCTTTGTGGCTGGTGTGTTGTCTTCCAGTGGTTTACACGTGCAAGAGGGGATTGGTAAAACCGGGGTAATTGCAGAACTGCCCAATAATGCCACAGATGAGCGTGTATTGGCAATTCGTACTGATATGGATGCTTTGCCGATTCAAGAACGGACAAAGTTAGAATATGCTTCTAGGACAGAAGGTGTGATGCACGCTTGCGGTCATGATGTTCACACCACAGTTGGTTTAGGAACAGCAATGGTACTGTCCCAAATGGCGGAGGAATTGGGCGCTAAGGTGCGGTTTTTATTTCAACCAGCTGAGGAAATTGCTCAAGGGGCGAGCTGGATGGTAAATGATGGAGCTATGGAAAATGTCTGTGCTATATTAGGCGTTCATGTTTTCCCTTCTATACCCGCCGGATCTATTGGTATCCGTTACGGCGCATTGACGGCTGCTGCTGACGATTTAGAGATTATCATTATCGGAGAATCTGGACATGGGGCGCGTCCTCATGAAGCCATTGATGCAATTTGGATTGCTTCACAAGTCATTACTTCGTTGCAACAGGCTATTAGCCGCACACAGAATCCTTTGCGTCCTGTGGTGTTGAGTATAGGGAAGATTACTGGTGGTCGAGCGCCCAATGTGATTGCTGATCATGTACAGTTGTTGGGAACAGTGCGATCGCTTCACCCGGAAACCCGGAGTCAACTCCCCAACTGGATTGAAAATATTGTCGCTAATGTCTGCCATTCTTTCGGGGCGCGTTATCAAGTTAATTATCGCCAAGGTGTACCGAGTGTGCAGAATGATTATGCTATCACCCAATTATTACAATCTTCGGCAGAAGAAGCTTGGAGTAGCGATCGCGTCCAAGTCTTACCCGAACCTTCTCTAGGCGCTGAAGACTTTTCTGTTTATTTAGAACACGCCCCCGGTTCCATGTTTCGCTTAGGTGTCGGTTTCAAAGATAGAATTATTAATCATCCATTACACCATCCAGAATTTGAAGTTGATGAATCTGCGATTATCACCGGAGTTGTAACTATGGCTTACGCCGCTTATAAGTATTGTCAGTAA
- a CDS encoding hemerythrin domain-containing protein, with amino-acid sequence MVTTLDDTKRNAIAVKLANMKLIQQLFIDNEQLFLRESTDAEISDRIRKMLEDDQKNQGVLETVVVQYGIQKEPEPMIQEMSNKISQLMQGSELSFYEKIFQHELLKHQQVMSGLTIHKAAQKVGADVMAAISPLNTVNFENRAHQEQLKGILEVLGVRELTGQDVDQGIWGRVQDAIAAFSGAVGSAVTQTSDKKDMNIQDVIRMDHNKVNILFTELLQSNNPQKIQEYFGQIYKDLTAHAEAEEEVVYPRVRSFYGEADTQELYDEQTEMKRWLEEIRAINPSAPEFKDRVRNLMDLVGDHIRQEESTMFAAIRNNLSSEQTEQLATQFKAAKSKIQAKLGGAKAGANV; translated from the coding sequence ATGGTCACCACATTAGATGACACAAAAAGAAATGCTATTGCCGTAAAATTGGCAAATATGAAATTAATTCAACAGTTGTTCATCGACAATGAGCAACTTTTTTTAAGAGAATCAACTGATGCGGAAATTTCTGATCGCATCCGCAAGATGCTAGAAGATGACCAAAAAAATCAAGGGGTTCTGGAAACTGTAGTGGTTCAGTATGGTATCCAAAAAGAACCAGAACCAATGATTCAAGAAATGTCCAACAAAATCAGCCAATTGATGCAAGGTTCTGAATTGAGTTTCTATGAAAAAATATTTCAGCATGAATTGTTAAAGCATCAACAAGTAATGTCTGGGTTGACAATTCACAAAGCTGCTCAAAAAGTTGGTGCTGACGTAATGGCGGCGATTAGTCCATTAAATACTGTTAACTTTGAAAATCGCGCTCACCAAGAGCAACTTAAAGGTATTCTAGAAGTTTTGGGTGTTCGTGAATTGACTGGACAAGATGTAGATCAAGGGATTTGGGGACGAGTTCAAGATGCGATCGCTGCTTTTAGTGGCGCGGTAGGTAGCGCTGTTACCCAAACCAGTGACAAAAAGGATATGAATATCCAGGATGTGATTCGCATGGATCACAATAAGGTTAATATCCTATTTACGGAATTACTACAAAGCAATAATCCCCAAAAGATTCAAGAGTATTTCGGTCAAATCTACAAAGATTTAACGGCTCATGCTGAAGCTGAAGAGGAAGTAGTTTACCCCAGAGTCCGTTCTTTCTACGGTGAGGCTGATACCCAAGAACTTTATGACGAACAAACCGAAATGAAACGGTGGTTAGAAGAAATCCGCGCTATTAATCCCTCTGCGCCTGAATTTAAAGATAGAGTCAGAAATTTGATGGATCTTGTCGGCGATCATATTCGTCAAGAAGAAAGCACAATGTTTGCTGCTATTCGTAACAACTTGAGTAGTGAACAAACTGAGCAACTAGCGACACAATTTAAAGCCGCTAAGAGCAAAATTCAAGCAAAATTGGGAGGTGCTAAAGCCGGAGCAAATGTTTAG
- a CDS encoding DUF2231 domain-containing protein, producing the protein METTGTESNSTPFPNIPPIIESDDREYRDSGVPSTVAIAGHPLHPLTIIFPIAFLAAALGSDFGYWLTDDFFWARASLWLIGLGLLGGIIAAITGMSDFLRIERVRKRTAGWTHLILNVIILALTALNLFLRLGDPESRILPWGFFISLVVGTLTSITGWFGAELSYRHKIGVVGAGSRRYP; encoded by the coding sequence ATGGAAACTACAGGAACAGAATCCAATTCCACACCGTTCCCAAATATCCCACCAATTATTGAAAGTGACGACAGAGAGTATCGGGATAGCGGTGTACCCAGCACAGTGGCGATCGCCGGACATCCCCTACACCCCCTGACAATTATATTTCCCATCGCCTTTTTAGCTGCTGCGTTGGGAAGCGACTTCGGCTATTGGTTAACCGATGATTTTTTCTGGGCTAGAGCGTCCCTATGGTTAATTGGACTGGGACTTCTAGGAGGTATCATCGCCGCCATCACCGGGATGAGTGACTTTTTAAGAATTGAACGTGTTCGCAAGCGCACCGCCGGCTGGACGCATTTAATTCTTAACGTGATCATTTTAGCCTTGACAGCCCTTAACTTGTTTTTACGTCTAGGAGATCCAGAATCACGAATATTACCCTGGGGATTCTTTATCTCTCTAGTAGTGGGGACGCTAACTAGCATTACGGGCTGGTTTGGGGCTGAACTTTCCTATCGACACAAAATTGGTGTCGTAGGCGCTGGTAGCAGAAGATATCCTTAA
- a CDS encoding DUF167 domain-containing protein, which produces MQKRVKVKPNSKEQKIEEHTDGSLTVRLKSPPVDGKANEELIKLLADKFDVPKSHIRIKSGLSSRQKLIEIDTDI; this is translated from the coding sequence ATGCAAAAAAGAGTGAAAGTTAAACCTAATTCCAAAGAACAAAAAATTGAAGAACACACTGATGGTAGTTTGACTGTCAGGTTAAAGTCTCCGCCAGTAGATGGGAAAGCAAATGAAGAGTTAATTAAACTATTAGCTGACAAATTTGATGTACCCAAATCTCATATTAGAATTAAATCTGGTTTATCCTCTCGGCAAAAGCTGATTGAAATTGACACAGATATTTAA
- a CDS encoding glutathione S-transferase family protein, translated as MIPLKLYDFLPSGNSYKIRLLLTQMGMPFERIDVNILKGETRTPEFLSKNPNGKIPVLEVNTGKYLAESNAILVYLSEGTEFLPYDRFLRAQVLQWLFFEQYSHEPFIATSRFWISILGKAEEYRLAIEQKREPGYAALKIMENHLMTHYFFVNERYTIADIALFAYTHVADEGGFDLTKFPAIQAWIERVKSQPRYIKITQDKNFAE; from the coding sequence ATGATCCCTCTAAAATTGTATGATTTCTTACCATCAGGTAACAGTTATAAGATTCGACTTTTATTGACACAAATGGGTATGCCATTTGAGAGAATAGACGTTAATATTTTGAAAGGAGAAACTCGCACACCAGAGTTTTTAAGTAAGAATCCCAACGGTAAAATACCAGTTTTGGAAGTTAACACGGGGAAATATTTGGCAGAATCAAATGCCATATTAGTGTATTTGAGTGAAGGCACAGAATTTTTACCTTATGATCGTTTTTTAAGAGCGCAAGTATTGCAATGGTTATTTTTTGAACAATATAGCCATGAACCTTTTATTGCTACATCAAGATTTTGGATCTCTATTTTAGGTAAAGCTGAAGAATATCGCCTAGCTATAGAGCAAAAACGTGAACCTGGTTATGCAGCACTCAAGATTATGGAAAATCATTTAATGACGCACTACTTTTTTGTCAATGAGCGTTATACAATTGCTGATATTGCCTTGTTTGCCTATACTCATGTGGCTGATGAAGGTGGGTTTGATTTGACAAAATTCCCCGCAATCCAAGCTTGGATTGAACGAGTCAAATCTCAGCCTAGATATATCAAGATTACACAAGATAAAAATTTTGCTGAATAA